The Prosthecomicrobium sp. N25 genome contains the following window.
CACCGCCTGCGGCGCCGGGTCGACCGCGGCCGCACCGGCGAGCACCGCGAAGGATCCCGCGAGGCCGCCGATCACGATGTTCCAGGTGGTGCGCCGTTTCAGCCAGACCGTGTAGACGATGCCGTACGTGAAGGCGCCGAGGAAGACGTAGAAGGCCGACAGCGCCCCGCCGGTTCCCCAGGCGAGGCCGACCGAGGCAGCCAGCAGGGCGAGGAACCCGACCGGCCACCAGACGCTCGGCGCCAGCCGTCCGCTGGCGAAGGGGCGCCCGCGGGTCCGCCGCATGGAGCGGTCGAGATCGCGTTCGTAGTAGTGGTTGAACGCCCCCGCCGCACCCGAGGCCCCGATGACCGCGAGGGTCACCCCGGCCATCTGGGCGGGAGTCAGCGTCGGCCCGCGGGCCGCCGCCATCCCGGCGAGGGCGCTTGCCGCCACCGCCACCCCGATACGCAGCTTCAGAAGCGAGACCGCCATCCGCAATGCGTCCTGCATGAACGTCCCCTCCCTGTCGGTCGCGCGGGTTCGGATCACCGGAAGAGCCACAGCTCGGAGAGATATTTCCAGTTGATGAAGTAGTAGAGGACGAAGGAGACGAAGAAGATCGTCACGAGGATGATCGTCCCCGGCAGCTTCGCGGTCGCTTCGCTGCCGTAGTGGCTGGCCGCCGCGGCACCGCCGGAGTGCAGCGGGAAGGTCAGCTTGTGCCCGGGCTTGATCCGCTCGCCGAAGAAGGCCGTGCCCACGACCACTACGATGAACAGGATGCCGCCGGCCGCCGCCAGTATCGCGCTGATCCCGTTGAGGCCCATCATCAGGAAGGCGCCGGCCGAGTGCTGGAACCCGATCGTCGCGTCCGAGAAGGTGATGTCCCAGTGGCGCCGGGGGACGCCCAGGGTGCCGGCGCCCATCATGAAGAGCGAGATGCCTCCCGCGCCGACGCCGAACAGGTAGGGCTGCAGCTGCGCCAGCTTCGGGAACATGATCTCGCGCTGGAAGACGAGCGGCAGGACAAGGTAGGTCGCCGCCATGAAGGCCAGGGTGGTGCCTGCCACGACGGTGCCGTGGAAGTGCCCGGGCACGTAGATCGTGTTGTGCATCAGGACGTTGAGCTGCTCGGTGCCGAGCACGACGCCCGAGATGCCGCCGATGAAGCCGAACATCACGAGCGACAGGAACATGCCGGCGAAGGCCGGATGTCCCCAGGGCGCCTTGCGCAGCCACTCGAAGGCGCCCTTGGTGTAGCCGTTGCGGCGCTGCGCCGCCTCGATCGCGCCCGGCACGGTCAGGCCGTGGACCATCGAGCCGAGCACGGCCAGGTACATCATGTAGCTGGTGTTGACGATCTTCCAGCTGGCGTCCAGGCCCGGCTCGGCGAGCAGGTGGTGGGCGGAGGCGAGCTGCAGGAACAGGATGTACATCAGGAAGGCTGTGCGGCTCACCTTCTCGGAGAGCGGCTTGGCGCCGACCAGGAGCGCGGCGATCAGGTACCACAGCGAGACGTGCGCCGAGACGTTGATCTGCTGGGACGAATGGCCCATGCCCCACCAGACCACCTTGTAGAGCAGCGGGTCGATGGTCGAGACCAGGCCGGCGGACCACAGCAGGGTCGGGATCAGGATGATGGCGCCCGAGGCGAGCGTGAAGACCGCGATGATGGCGGCCGTGAGCGCCCCGAAGGTGACGAGCGGGATGGACCCCTGGTAGGTCCCCTCCTCCTTGGCGACCACCAGGGTCGCGAAGAAGATGCCGACCGCGACGAGCGCCCCGACGGCGAACAGGATCAGCGACAGGTAGAACCACGGCGTCGCCTGCATGGGCGGGTAGGAGGTGAACATCACGGTGGAGTCGCCGCGCAGGACGGCGTAGTTCGCCATCAGGGCGCCCACGACCATCAGCCCGAACGCGGCCCAGGCGAGCTTCGGCGCCGCCAGCCTGGAGTTGAGCAGGACCGCCGAGGCGAAGTAGAGGACCGCGACCTCGAAGAAGATGATCCAGAACAGGAGCACGTTCGCCCCGTGCCCGGTCAGCACGAGGTAGAACCACTCGGCCGGCAGGAGGTGCACGGCCGGCCAGCGCGTCAGCGCCACCAGGAGGCCCATCAGGCCGCCGAGGGCGAGGAACACGACGGCCGCGACCGCATTCGCCTTGATCAGCGCCTGTGCGGCGACGTCGACCTTGAGACCCGTGAACTGGCAGGTGCGGAATTCCGCGACGCGGACTTCGGGCACCCCGACGGTGATGTCGGCCATGATTTACCGCCCCCCTTCCTCAGTGCCCTCGGCGACGCGCGTCGACGACGGCGCCTCCGCGGTGCCGGCCCGGACGAAGATCTTTCCGGTCATCGTGTGGTGGCCGATGCCGCAGAACTCGTTGCAGATGATCCCGAATTCCCCGCTCTCGGTCGGCGTGAGCGTCAGGATGTGCTCGTATCCGGGATGGACCTGGATGTTGATGTTGGTCGGCTGCAGGGAGAACCCGTGCTGCCAGTCGATCGACGACAGGTGGATGCGGTAGCTCTGCCCCTTCTGGAGCTCGAGCACCGGCCACCATTGCCAGAGCCTGCCGAGCAGGTAGACGTCCTTGCCGGCCGGCGGCCGCACGACCGGCACGCCCTCCAGGTCGCGGACCTGGTACTCCTTCGCGAAGGCCTCGACCTTGCGCTCGTAGTTGGACGGATCGACGCGATAGGTCTCGGTGCTGAGATTCTGCTGGCCGATGAAGTGCCACGCGATCATGAAGCCGAACATGAACAGGCCCCAGAAAAACGCGATCACGATCCAGATGAGTTCGACCTTCTCGATCGGTTCGTTCCACCAGATTCGTCTTTCCGGAGGTGTGACGGCCATATCTCTTCTCCCTGCCCAGAGAGCCTATCTTTGATCACCTTGCGATGGGTACGGATGCGACTTCCATGACACCCCAGATCAAGTAGAGGACGGTGGGTATCACGACGCCCAGAAACAGAAGCAGGAACGGATTGTCCAAAACCCGCTGCATGAACGGCACAGGTTCGCCTGCCCCGGCTGGCGCCGGGGATTGATCACTCGCGGCCATTTCACTGATCTCCCAGGCTGATCTTCGATTTCCCCGGTGAGGGTTGTTCAAGGTCTCCCCCGGGCAACCCGTCTGCCTTGACGATTGTCAAGGACAGTCGAGGGCGTCGGGCGAAGCTCGCCGAGCCACCGGCGCGAGCCGTTCCGAACCAGGGAGATCGTCGTCATGCGGCGGACGTTGCTCGTCGGACTGATCGCTCTCGTGATCGCCAATGCGGCGACCGCGATCTTTGCCCGGACCCCGCCGCGCCGCGCAGCGCCCGACGAGGCCTATGCGCTCGTCTATGTCGGCGCGCGCGACTGCCCCCCCTGCCGGACCTGGGACAAGGAGCGGCGGTCGGACCTGATGGCCGGCGGAACGATGCGGCGCGTCGCGTTCCGCGAGTTCGTGGTGGAGCGGCTGGCCGAGCTGCGGTCGCCACAGGCCTGGCCGGCCGATCTCGCCGGACTCCGGCCCTACTTCGAGCCCCTCGGGGCGCCTCAATGGCTGCTCCTGAAGAACGAGACGGTGCTCGCGAAGGCCGCCGGCATGACCCAGTGGGACGAGCAGATGCTCCCCCTCCTGCACTACGTCGCCGGCCGGTGATCACGGGGGCGACGCCCCCGGCGGGGTCCCGGCCGCGGCCATGACCGGATCGGTTTCAAGGCGAGCCGCCGCCCGCCCAGGTCTCCAGGATCGCGGGGGCGAGAACCCGGACGGAGCCGCGGGCCATCGCGATGGCGCCGTCCCGCTCCAGGATCTTCAGCGACCGCTGCACCACCTCCCGCACCGATCCGGTCATGGCGGCCACGTCCTGCTGGGTCAGCCGGCCGCACCCGATCCCGGCGTCCTCGGCCAGGGCCGACTCGCCCCGGCTGCACTTCAGGAGCAGGCTCGCCACACGGGCCGTCACTCCGCGCAAGGAGACGTCCTCGACGAGCAGCGTCATGGCACGCAGGCGTGCCGCGAGGTTCACGATCACCGCCTGCGCCACCGCGGGATGGTCATGGACGAGCCGCAGCATGGTAGCCTTGGGGATCAGGCCGACGATGCCGTCCTCCAGCGCCGCGGCATTGCCCGGAGACGGACCGCCGTCGAACACGGGCACGTCGTTGAAGGTCTGTCCGGTTCCGAGGATGCGAAGCACCTGCTCGCGGCCGTCCGGAGAGACCTTGTAGATCTTGACCCGGCCGGCGACGACGAGATGCAGGCCCGCGCAAGGCTCGCCTTCAACCAGGATCGTTTCGCCCTGCCGAACGCGGCGATCCTGGACCTCGCCCGCCACCGCCGCGCGCAGGTCGCCAGGCAAATCGGTGAAGTAGGGAATGCTGCCCAGAAACGCCGCCGCTGTCGCCATGACCTGGCCACCCCTCTTTTCGTCAGTGCGACTCTAGTCGCAGAGGCCCGCCCTCGTCCCTGACATGATCGCCCCCGAGATGCGGTCCCCTTTCGCGGGCCGCAAGCCAAGGAGAAGGACGATGAACACGATCCGCACTCTGCGCAGGACGGCTCTGGCGGTCGCGATCCTGATCGGGGCCGGGAGCGCCGCGCTCGCCCTGACGCCCCACCAGCATCAGCCCGGCGCCACCGCGAGCCTCTCGATCGAACTCGACCAGGGACGCAAATGGGCCACCGACGACTCACTGCGTGCCGGCATGAACCGGATCCGGGCCGCGGTCGAGGAGACGCTTCCGGGCGTCCACCAGGGCCGGGCGACCCCGGCCGACTTCAGGGCCCTCGCGGGCCGCCTGCAGGAGCAGGTCGACTTCGTGCTCGCCAATTGCAAGCTGCCCGAAGCGGCCGACCAGCAGCTTCACCTGGTCCTGGAGCGCATGATCGAGGGGATCGACACCTTGAAGGCCGAGAGCGGCCAGACGGACGGCGTGATCGCCGTGGTCGAGGCGCTCGACGCCTATGCGACCGCCTTCGATCACCCGGACTGGACGCCGCTCGCGGACTGACCCCCGCCCCCGGAATGCCTCGGCAGTCGGCGGCGAACGGGCCGCCGACCCAAGCCGGCGGGGACGCCTCGTGGATGGTCGCGCGGCGCGGGGGACAAGCTTGGGGGCAAACACGCAGCCCGACAGCCCCGTCATCTCGAAGTACACGACAGCGGTCCCGCAGCCGCTCGACAAGATCGAACGAAGGCGACCGTCCGGCCGGAGGCGCCCTGGGCGGTGGAACGGCCGCTCAGCATGCCTCCAGCCAGAGGGCGAGCTCGTCCAACGTGGCGTCCGGCTGCTCGAGCGTCGGCAGGTGACCGGCACCGGGGATCACGGCGAGCCGCGACTGCGGCATCAGGCGGTGCATGAGGGCGTGGCGCTCCAGCGGGCAGAGTCGGTCCTGCTCGCCCATCAGGACGAGCGCGGGGCCACGGAAGGCGGCGAGCGTCGCCTGCTGGTCCGGCCGGTCCCTGAGCGCGCGCGACTGGCGGGCGAACACCGCCGGGCCGAGCCCGAGCGCCATCTCGAGGCAGAGGTCGAGGATCGGCGTCTTGCCGGGCCCCGGCGCCAGGTAGTTCGGTTTGAGCTCGTCGCGCATCACAGCGGCGAGCCCGCCCGCAAGCGCCCGGTCGATCTGCGGCTGCCGGCGGGCCGCCATCTCGGGGGCCTCGGCGCGCGGGTTGGTGTCGAGCAGCGCCAGCCCCTCGACGCGCTCCGGTGCCTGCCGGACGATCTCCATGGCCACGATACCGCCCATGCTGAGGCCCGCGAGCGCGAAGCGCGGCGGCGCGGCGGCCAGCACGAGCGCGGCCAGATCCTCGACCCGCTCGGCCTCCGTAACGGGCGCGTGCACGATGGTCCGGCGCGGCAGGCGTGCGTCGATCCCCCGCCAGAGCCGCCCGTCGCACATCATGCCGGGGATCAGCACGAGCGGAGTCATGAGGCGCGGCGCGCGCCCTCCTTCAGGCTGGCGAGCTTGGCCCAGGCGATCTCCGGGTCCACGGCCCCGAACCCCGCGAAGGTGCCGAAGCCGCAGTCGGACCCTGCGATCACGCGCTCCCTGCCGACGATGCGGGTGAACCGCTCCAGCCGCTGGGCGACCAGGTCGGGGTGCTCGACGAAGTTGGTGGTCGTGTCGACCACGCCCGGCACCAGGATCTTGTCGTCCGGGATCTCCTTCGCGCGGTCGCGGAAGACGACCCATTCATGGCCGTGGCGGGGATTGGCGGCCTCGAACAGGATGAAGCGCGCCGGGACCCGCATCAGCAGCGGGAAGACCTTGGCCATGTCGATGTCGCACACATGCGGCCCCTCGTAGTTGCCCCAGCAGATGTGCAGGCGGATTCGGTCACGCGGCAGGCCGGAGAGCGCATGCTCGAGCGCCTCCACGTGGCGGGCGGCGACGCCGAGAAAATCGTCGTCCGAGAGATGGCAGAACAGCATGTGACGCGAGAGCGCCAGGTCCGGACAGTCGAGCTGGAGATCCAGCCCGGCATCCAGGATCGTGCGGTATTCCTCCCGCAGCGCCTCGGCGAGGGCCTCCAGGTAGTCTTCGCGCGTCGCGTAGTAGGCGTTCTGCAGGAACAGCGAGACGACGCCGGGCGAGGCGGCGTTCATGAAGCCGCGTTCGACGCCGTGTTCGGCCATGGCCGCCTTGAGGCGGGCGATGTCCTTGGCGAGCTCCCCCTGGCCCTTCGAGACGACCGGGCCGACACATTGCGGGCGGGAATAGGTGGGCGTGCCGCCCGCCCGCGCGAGCCGCTCCAGGAAGCTCGGATAGAGCTTCAGGTCGGCCGGCGCGTTGCGCGGGCTGTCGCCGGCGAAGCCGGTGTAGCGGTCCTTGACGTAGGTCGCGTAGGAGATCTTCGACGTCTCGCCGTCGGAGACGATGTCGATTCCGGCCTCTTTCTGCCGCCGGACGAGGTCGAGCACCGCCGCATCCATGCAGGCGTCGAAGGCCGCGCCGTCATAGTCCTCCCCGCGTTCGCGCGCGAACAGGAAATCGACGACCGGCTGGGATCGGGGAAGCGAGCCGACATGGGTCGCAGAGAGGGCCATTATCCGTTCCTCCGCCTGATGGCCGGGCCTCAGCCCCGCCAGGTCCTGCCCGCCGGGTCGTCCGTGTTCCTGACGCGGTAGAGCGAGGCCTCGCCGGTCATGGACGGGGCGAGGCCGTGGGCCAGGCCCGGCGGGACGGCCGCGGTGTCGCCCGGATTGAGCACCGTCGTGCCGCCCTCCCAGCTGAGCCGCCAGTGGCCCCGCATGGGCATCAGGATCTCGTGCCGGTCGATCCGATACGGTTCTTCCGGGATGGAATTGCGCGACAGGAACTCGACCTCGAAGCCGGGCCGGTCGCGCAGCTTGCCGGTCTCGCCGATCACCCGGCAGGGCTGGCGGTCCGACAGGGCCATCAGGTCCCAGTAGCGGGCGACGTGGTGGGGCACGACCTCGGCGGTGGTCGGTTCGGGAAAGGCCTTCAGCTCCTCGTCGGTCAGGAGCGGCATCGGCGGCACGCCGTCCGGGAGCGTCTGGCCCTTCTTGGCGTCGTAGAGCTTGCCGTTCCGGCCGAGCACCAGGCCGTGGTCCTTGGCGTCCTCGATCACCTGCGGGGCCCAGATGACGCCGCCGCCGGCGTCGTCGCCTCCCAGGATGGCCATGATCATCCCGTAGTCGGTGCCGATGTTCTCGAAGCCCCGGAAGATGCCGGTGGGAATGTTGATGATGTCGCCCTCCTCCAGCACGACCTCGCCCGCGGTGCCCCACCGGCCCCAGAAGAAGCGCCAGCGGCCCTTGAGGACGAAGAAGACCTCGGCGGTCCGGTGCGAATGCAGCGAGTTGCGGCACTTCGGCGGCTGGCCGGCCGCGCCGATGTTGAAGCCCGGCGTCTCGCGGATGTGGACGTGCTGGTCGGGGCTCTCCGAGACACCGCCGCCGATGATGGTGAAGTTCTCCTTCTGGTTCGAGCCCGGCGTGTGCGCATCGATGAAGGCCGTCTTGCAGGGCCTGAGGTCGCCGTAGCGGACGATGCGGGCTTCCATCTCTTGCGGTGTCATGATGCTTCACCCGTGTGCAGGAGGATTTGCTTCCAGATCGCGACCTCGTCCCAGAGCGCGCACTCGCGCCGGATGCTCGCGCCGTCGGGGCCGTAGGGCCCGTATTCCGCATGGGCCATGCCCATCACGTGGACGCGGGCGCCGGTCGGCCGGCCGAAGGCGCCCCAGCCGTCGTGGACGCCGTCGAGCGACCAGCGCAGGGCGGCGCGGGGCGGCATGAGGCCGCCCTCCATGCCGATCCGGTGGTGGATCTCGAACCGCGCGGACGGAAACGACGCCCGCAGCGCGAGCCAGCTGTCGGCGACGGCTTCGGCGCCGAGGAGGCTGCGCCCGCCGGCGTGCTCGGCGAGCGCGGCGCGGTCGTAGGCCCGCAGCCCATGGGCGAAGTCGGCCTGCATGAGGCGGGTCAGCGTCTCCGCGTAGCGCCGGCCCCAGGGATCCTCGTTGCCCGTACCCGCATAGGGCCCGGCGACGTCCATGTCCGGGCCGAAGGGGCGGCCGGCCTTGGCCGGGCCGCCCTCGCGGGCGACGAGGTCGCGGGCGAAGGTGCGCGGGTCGCCGCCGAGCTGGCGCACGATGCCGCCGTTGTCGCGCACGAGCCACTCGTCGACGATGACGTCCTGCCGGACCGCGCAATCCGCGATGACGCGCACCTGGAACCGCCGCCCGGTCGCCGCCCCGAACCAACCGTCGGCGGAATGGGTCCCGGTGGAGATGATGCGGTGGGACGACAGGAAATCGTCCGTGCCGCCGCCGCTCCAGATGACGTCCTCGCCATAGAGCCGGCGGTCCGGGAATTCGTGGAGGGTCGCCATCGTGGAGGCGATCACGCCCTGGTTTCCGCGCGAGACGCCCATCGGCGTGCGAACCGGGATGTCCGCCGCATAGGTGCGGTTCAGGGTCTCGATGCCGCGGTCCTCCCAGATCTCCCGGGTGACGCCGAGGATGTAGTCGGGGAGATCACGCCAGCGGTTGGACAAGGGGTTCATGGGTGGGGTCCTGCCGGAATGCGGGCCGAGGAACGGACCACCAGGGGGCTGGCGATCCGGATGCGGCGCGGCGCGCTCTCGCCTTCGATCTGGTCCAGGATGGCGTCGACGGTCGCGCCGACCATGTCGTCGACCGGCTGGCGGATGGTCGTCATCCGGTAGGACGGCCAGGCGGCGATCGGGACGTCGTCGTAGCCGATCACCGAGACGTCCTCCGGCACCCGCAGGCCGAGGCCGTAGCGCAGTTCGTCCATCACCCCGAAGGCCATGTGGTCGTTGCCGACGAAGATCGCGTCCGGGCGATCGGGACCCGCGCAGAGGTCCCGGGCCACCGCGGCTGCCCGTTCGCGCGAATATTCCCCGTCGATCATCGCGAAGGGCTCCAGACCCGCCGCCGCCATGGCTTGCCGGAACCCTTCGGCACGGTCGCGGCCGGTGGAGGAATCCTGCCAGCCCATGATGTGGGCGATCTTCCGGTGCCCCCCCGCGACCAGGAAGTTCGTGGCGTCGCGCCCGCCCGTGACGTTGTCGGATGTCACCTCCGAAAAGCGCGGATCGTCCTGGCCGCGGTTGAACATGACGACCGGGATCCCGGCCGTCGAGCAGCGCGCCGCCAGGTCGTTGGAGATCGCCACCGAGGCCGTCACGATGCCGTCGACCTGGTAGTCGAGAAGTTCGTCGACGACCTCGCCGATCTTGTCGGTCGAATTGCCGGCCATGAAGATCAGGATGTGGTAGCCGCGCTCCTGCAAGGCGCGGGACAGGCGCTCGATCGCCAGGGGATAGAACTGATTGTCCAGGTAGGCGACGACGAGGCCGATGATGCGGCTCCGGCCCGTGATCATGGCGCGCGCCAGAACGTTCGGCCGATAGCCGAGCGCCGCCGCCGCGGCCCGGACCTTTTCGACCGTCCGCTTCGACGCCGACGCGCCCGGCGTGAACACCCGCGAGACCGCCGACTGGGAGACGCCGGCGAGCCGCGCGACATCCGCGGAGGTGACCTTCTCGAAGACCTTCTCGGTGCTCATTCGGCGGTCCATCCCCCATCGACGACGAGATGCGTTCCGGTGACGAGAGCCGAGGCGTCCGAGGCGAGGAAGACGATCGGGCCCATCAGGTCCTCGACCTCGCCGAGCCGTCCGAGCTTGATCTTGGACAGGATCCAGGCGCGGCGTTCCGGGTTGGCGAGGGTCTTCTCGGCGAGGGGGGTGCGGATGAAAGTCGGGCACAGCGTGTTGACGCGGATGCCGTGCGGCGCCCACTCGAGCGCCATCGCCTTGGTCATGCCCTCGAGCGCGTGCTTGGTGGCGCAGTAGACGGCGCGGTCCGGCCCGCCGACGAGCCCCATCTGGGACGACACGTTGACGAGGCTGCCCTTGCGATTGGCTGCGATCAGTCCGCGGGCGACCTCCCGCGTCAGGAAGTAGGCCGCGCGCAGGTTGAGCGCCATGGCGGCGTCGTAGTCCTCCGGGGTCGTCTCCAGCGCGGGGGCATGGCGGGCAAGGCCGGCAGAATTGACGAGGACGTCGAATGGCCCCTCGGCGGCCACGAAGGCCGCGACGGCGCCGAGGTCGGTGACGTCCAGCGCGTGCCAGCGGGCCCGCCCCCCCGCCGCCGCGATCGCCGCCGCCACGGCCTCCAGTTCGGCGGCGCGCCGCGCCACGAGCGTGACCTCGGCCCCCGCCTCGGCGAGGGCCGCGGCCGCGCCGAGGCCGATGCCCGACGAGGCGCCGGTGGCGAGGGCGCGCCGGCCGTCCAGTCGGAACGAGGGCGTCCGGGGAAAAACGGTCATGCCAGGGCCTCCGGGAGCACGACGGAGCCGGCGGGGCGTGCCTTGTTGAACTCGGCCATGCGGCCGAGGACGTCGACGCCGATCTGCCGGTACATGTCGAGGAGGTCGATCAGGACCCAGTTCTCCCGGATCAGCCCGCCCTCGACGCGCCAGAAGTCGAGGCTGCGCAGCGTGATTTCGCGCCCGAGCGGCGGGATCCCGAGCCAGCCGTCGCGGCTGATGGTCATCCGCATGTTGGGCCAGCCGGTCTCGCAGACGTAGTCGCCCTCGGCGATCCAGTGGCTGACGAGCCCGCCCTGGTCGAGGCTGCGGTCGGGCATCGCCCGGAGGAACGGGATCTGGTGCCAGTGGCGGAAGCCGGCGATGCCGCGGCCGGTGCCGATGCCGCAGGGGCCGTACCAGTTGAAGCGCGGATGCCAGAAGCGCGGCAGGTCCATGACCTCCGGCCCGCCCTCGGACGGGTGACGGCACAGGGCCTCCAGCATGGCCTGAACCAGGGCGAGCGCGGCCGCCCCGTCGCCCTCCGGTACCAGCCCGTCGCAGGTCATCGGCCCGGGTGTGCACAGGAAGCGGCCGAGCTGCGGCGCCATCGGCCAGGCGCCCGCCTGCATCATGAGCTCGGGAATGTCCCAGACGGCCTGGATCTCGACGACCTTGCCGCCCGAGAAGCGGAAGAACTCGTGGTAGCGCATGTGGGCGAGGTGGCCGGTCGGTGGAATGCCCAGGAACGGGCTCAGGAAGGTGCCGAAGACATTGCCGCACGTCGCGACCCAGGCCTCGCCCGCGGGGGAGACGCCCGCAAGCAGGATCATGTCCCGCCGCTCGAGATCCGGCATCGCCGCCGCGAGCGCCCCATAGGCGTCGACGAGGGCGCCGGGACCCCGGCCCTCGCCGAGGGGATGCCCGAGACGCACGACCGCATCCTCGGCGACCAGCGCGCGCGCCGCCGCGCCGAAGGACGCCGGCTCGTAGGTCGCGGCGGCCTTGCGGAACGGGCGGATCGCGTCTTTGGGGGTGCGGACGGTCATTCGGCCGCCGTCCCGTAGGCGACGTTCCGGCGCCCGTAGCGGCGAACCCGGACGTTGCACTGCTCGGCGTGTCCGACGAAGCCTTCCAGCATGCAGAGGCGCGAGCCGTATTCCCCGATCAGCGCTGCGGCGGCGTCGGTCGTCACCCGCTGGTAGCTGTGGGTCTTCAGGAACTTGCCGACCCACAGGCCGCCC
Protein-coding sequences here:
- a CDS encoding SDR family NAD(P)-dependent oxidoreductase, translating into MTVFPRTPSFRLDGRRALATGASSGIGLGAAAALAEAGAEVTLVARRAAELEAVAAAIAAAGGRARWHALDVTDLGAVAAFVAAEGPFDVLVNSAGLARHAPALETTPEDYDAAMALNLRAAYFLTREVARGLIAANRKGSLVNVSSQMGLVGGPDRAVYCATKHALEGMTKAMALEWAPHGIRVNTLCPTFIRTPLAEKTLANPERRAWILSKIKLGRLGEVEDLMGPIVFLASDASALVTGTHLVVDGGWTAE
- a CDS encoding nuclear transport factor 2 family protein, whose translation is MNPLSNRWRDLPDYILGVTREIWEDRGIETLNRTYAADIPVRTPMGVSRGNQGVIASTMATLHEFPDRRLYGEDVIWSGGGTDDFLSSHRIISTGTHSADGWFGAATGRRFQVRVIADCAVRQDVIVDEWLVRDNGGIVRQLGGDPRTFARDLVAREGGPAKAGRPFGPDMDVAGPYAGTGNEDPWGRRYAETLTRLMQADFAHGLRAYDRAALAEHAGGRSLLGAEAVADSWLALRASFPSARFEIHHRIGMEGGLMPPRAALRWSLDGVHDGWGAFGRPTGARVHVMGMAHAEYGPYGPDGASIRRECALWDEVAIWKQILLHTGEAS
- a CDS encoding alpha/beta fold hydrolase, whose product is MTPLVLIPGMMCDGRLWRGIDARLPRRTIVHAPVTEAERVEDLAALVLAAAPPRFALAGLSMGGIVAMEIVRQAPERVEGLALLDTNPRAEAPEMAARRQPQIDRALAGGLAAVMRDELKPNYLAPGPGKTPILDLCLEMALGLGPAVFARQSRALRDRPDQQATLAAFRGPALVLMGEQDRLCPLERHALMHRLMPQSRLAVIPGAGHLPTLEQPDATLDELALWLEAC
- a CDS encoding Crp/Fnr family transcriptional regulator, coding for MATAAAFLGSIPYFTDLPGDLRAAVAGEVQDRRVRQGETILVEGEPCAGLHLVVAGRVKIYKVSPDGREQVLRILGTGQTFNDVPVFDGGPSPGNAAALEDGIVGLIPKATMLRLVHDHPAVAQAVIVNLAARLRAMTLLVEDVSLRGVTARVASLLLKCSRGESALAEDAGIGCGRLTQQDVAAMTGSVREVVQRSLKILERDGAIAMARGSVRVLAPAILETWAGGGSP
- a CDS encoding LacI family DNA-binding transcriptional regulator; amino-acid sequence: MSTEKVFEKVTSADVARLAGVSQSAVSRVFTPGASASKRTVEKVRAAAAALGYRPNVLARAMITGRSRIIGLVVAYLDNQFYPLAIERLSRALQERGYHILIFMAGNSTDKIGEVVDELLDYQVDGIVTASVAISNDLAARCSTAGIPVVMFNRGQDDPRFSEVTSDNVTGGRDATNFLVAGGHRKIAHIMGWQDSSTGRDRAEGFRQAMAAAGLEPFAMIDGEYSRERAAAVARDLCAGPDRPDAIFVGNDHMAFGVMDELRYGLGLRVPEDVSVIGYDDVPIAAWPSYRMTTIRQPVDDMVGATVDAILDQIEGESAPRRIRIASPLVVRSSARIPAGPHP
- a CDS encoding cupin domain-containing protein, translating into MTPQEMEARIVRYGDLRPCKTAFIDAHTPGSNQKENFTIIGGGVSESPDQHVHIRETPGFNIGAAGQPPKCRNSLHSHRTAEVFFVLKGRWRFFWGRWGTAGEVVLEEGDIINIPTGIFRGFENIGTDYGMIMAILGGDDAGGGVIWAPQVIEDAKDHGLVLGRNGKLYDAKKGQTLPDGVPPMPLLTDEELKAFPEPTTAEVVPHHVARYWDLMALSDRQPCRVIGETGKLRDRPGFEVEFLSRNSIPEEPYRIDRHEILMPMRGHWRLSWEGGTTVLNPGDTAAVPPGLAHGLAPSMTGEASLYRVRNTDDPAGRTWRG
- a CDS encoding ester cyclase; the protein is MTVRTPKDAIRPFRKAAATYEPASFGAAARALVAEDAVVRLGHPLGEGRGPGALVDAYGALAAAMPDLERRDMILLAGVSPAGEAWVATCGNVFGTFLSPFLGIPPTGHLAHMRYHEFFRFSGGKVVEIQAVWDIPELMMQAGAWPMAPQLGRFLCTPGPMTCDGLVPEGDGAAALALVQAMLEALCRHPSEGGPEVMDLPRFWHPRFNWYGPCGIGTGRGIAGFRHWHQIPFLRAMPDRSLDQGGLVSHWIAEGDYVCETGWPNMRMTISRDGWLGIPPLGREITLRSLDFWRVEGGLIRENWVLIDLLDMYRQIGVDVLGRMAEFNKARPAGSVVLPEALA
- the cyoE gene encoding heme o synthase, with product MQDALRMAVSLLKLRIGVAVAASALAGMAAARGPTLTPAQMAGVTLAVIGASGAAGAFNHYYERDLDRSMRRTRGRPFASGRLAPSVWWPVGFLALLAASVGLAWGTGGALSAFYVFLGAFTYGIVYTVWLKRRTTWNIVIGGLAGSFAVLAGAAAVDPAPQAVPIVLAIVLFLWTPPHFWSLAAAKRDDYAAAGVPMLPVTVPERAWTMAVLTHAVVLAVLSLVPVAYGMGLAYALPAAAGGALLVTRSVALYRAPSKATAMANFFASLAQLTLLVVGVLLERVLGS
- a CDS encoding cobalamin-independent methionine synthase II family protein, giving the protein MALSATHVGSLPRSQPVVDFLFARERGEDYDGAAFDACMDAAVLDLVRRQKEAGIDIVSDGETSKISYATYVKDRYTGFAGDSPRNAPADLKLYPSFLERLARAGGTPTYSRPQCVGPVVSKGQGELAKDIARLKAAMAEHGVERGFMNAASPGVVSLFLQNAYYATREDYLEALAEALREEYRTILDAGLDLQLDCPDLALSRHMLFCHLSDDDFLGVAARHVEALEHALSGLPRDRIRLHICWGNYEGPHVCDIDMAKVFPLLMRVPARFILFEAANPRHGHEWVVFRDRAKEIPDDKILVPGVVDTTTNFVEHPDLVAQRLERFTRIVGRERVIAGSDCGFGTFAGFGAVDPEIAWAKLASLKEGARRAS
- a CDS encoding cbb3-type cytochrome c oxidase subunit I gives rise to the protein MADITVGVPEVRVAEFRTCQFTGLKVDVAAQALIKANAVAAVVFLALGGLMGLLVALTRWPAVHLLPAEWFYLVLTGHGANVLLFWIIFFEVAVLYFASAVLLNSRLAAPKLAWAAFGLMVVGALMANYAVLRGDSTVMFTSYPPMQATPWFYLSLILFAVGALVAVGIFFATLVVAKEEGTYQGSIPLVTFGALTAAIIAVFTLASGAIILIPTLLWSAGLVSTIDPLLYKVVWWGMGHSSQQINVSAHVSLWYLIAALLVGAKPLSEKVSRTAFLMYILFLQLASAHHLLAEPGLDASWKIVNTSYMMYLAVLGSMVHGLTVPGAIEAAQRRNGYTKGAFEWLRKAPWGHPAFAGMFLSLVMFGFIGGISGVVLGTEQLNVLMHNTIYVPGHFHGTVVAGTTLAFMAATYLVLPLVFQREIMFPKLAQLQPYLFGVGAGGISLFMMGAGTLGVPRRHWDITFSDATIGFQHSAGAFLMMGLNGISAILAAAGGILFIVVVVGTAFFGERIKPGHKLTFPLHSGGAAAASHYGSEATAKLPGTIILVTIFFVSFVLYYFINWKYLSELWLFR